In one Antennarius striatus isolate MH-2024 chromosome 1, ASM4005453v1, whole genome shotgun sequence genomic region, the following are encoded:
- the LOC137599450 gene encoding synapse-associated protein 1-like isoform X1: MFQGFGSWLGLEPPASGSRSAAPEDREEDREVNRQPAADHRDGPEAPQEPTGGAGGLGVLIFSLASRASSRISSSVVDTAQSVRRTVEEGRIIDKTFLGDFQKEQEKFVQEKNSRKSEAAVPPWVGYNQEEEIQRQILALSADKRNFLRDPPAGVQFQFSIEEMFPLAEVMLGEDQLLPRMRFDLVPRHVQEEVFWRNYFYRVSLVQQASLTALTSHQEGQRDASHDHLLGADGVRPKTPPIPISGVQTEDGGVSTSPGVSEFVSDAFQSASIDQEDLREGLQQLVLSQGSRPRPHDGAAADGAAADGAAADGAAADGATADGAAATDGEQELQHHLQDEEGVTPVGTRDHQWDLGGGVLQTGAS, translated from the exons ATGTTCCAGGGCTTCGGGTCATGGTTGGGTCTGGAACCCCCCGCGTCCGGGAGCCGCTCGGCGGCACCGGAGGACCGGGAGGAGGACCGGGAGGTGAACCGACAGCCGGCGGCCGATCACCGGGACGGACCGGAGGCCCCGCAGGAACCCACCGGGGGGGCCGGGGGCCTGGGAG TGTTGATCTTCAGCTTGGCCTCCAGAGCTTCCAGCAGGATCTCCTCCTCGGTGGTGGACACGGCCCAGAGCGTCAGGAGGACGGTGGAGGAGGGACGCATCATCGACAAG acgtTTCTTGGAGACTTCCAGAAGGAGCAGGAAAAGTTTGTTCAAGAGAAAAATTCCAGGAAATCAG AAGCTGCTGTTCCTCCCTGGGTCGGATAcaaccaggaggaggagatccAACGACAGATCCTGGCCCTGTCAGct GACAAGAGGAACTTCCTGCGTGACCCCCCAGCAGGTGTCCAGTTCCAGTTCAGCATTGAGGAGATGTTCCCTCTGGCTGAGGTCATGCTGGGGGAGGACCAGCTGCTGCCCCGCATGCGCTTTGACCTGGTGCCCCGAca tgtgCAGGAGGAGGTGTTCTGGAGGAACTACTTCTACCGGGTGTCTCTGGTCCAACAGGCGTCTCTGACGGCGTTAACATCCCATCAGGAGGGGCAGAGAGACGCGTCACACGACCACCTGCTGGGAGCAG ACGGCGTGAGACCGAAGACCCCCCCAATACCCATCAGCGGTGTGCAGACG GAGGACGGGGGCGTGTCCACCAGTCCTGGGGTGTCCGAGTTCGTAAGCGACGCGTTCCAGTCAGCGTCGATCGACCAGGAGGACCTGAGGGAGGGGCTGCAGCAGCTGGTGCTGAGTCAGGGgagcaggccccgcccccatg ACGGGGCGGCCGCAGACGGGGCGGCCGCAGACGGGGCGGCCGCAGACGGGGCGGCCGCAGACGGGGCGACCGCAGACGGGGCGGCGGCTACAGATGGGGAACAGGAACTGCAGCACCACCTGCAGGACGAGGAGGGGGTGACGCCGGTTGGCACCAGAGACCACCAGtgggacctgggggggggggtgctccaGACCGGCGCCAGCTAG
- the LOC137599450 gene encoding synapse-associated protein 1-like isoform X2, whose protein sequence is MFQGFGSWLGLEPPASGSRSAAPEDREEDREVNRQPAADHRDGPEAPQEPTGGAGGLGVLIFSLASRASSRISSSVVDTAQSVRRTVEEGRIIDKTFLGDFQKEQEKFVQEKNSRKSEAAVPPWVGYNQEEEIQRQILALSADKRNFLRDPPAGVQFQFSIEEMFPLAEVMLGEDQLLPRMRFDLVPRHVQEEVFWRNYFYRVSLVQQASLTALTSHQEGQRDASHDHLLGADGVRPKTPPIPISGVQTEDGGVSTSPGVSEFVSDAFQSASIDQEDLREGLQQLVLSQGSRPRPHDGAAADGAAADGATADGAAATDGEQELQHHLQDEEGVTPVGTRDHQWDLGGGVLQTGAS, encoded by the exons ATGTTCCAGGGCTTCGGGTCATGGTTGGGTCTGGAACCCCCCGCGTCCGGGAGCCGCTCGGCGGCACCGGAGGACCGGGAGGAGGACCGGGAGGTGAACCGACAGCCGGCGGCCGATCACCGGGACGGACCGGAGGCCCCGCAGGAACCCACCGGGGGGGCCGGGGGCCTGGGAG TGTTGATCTTCAGCTTGGCCTCCAGAGCTTCCAGCAGGATCTCCTCCTCGGTGGTGGACACGGCCCAGAGCGTCAGGAGGACGGTGGAGGAGGGACGCATCATCGACAAG acgtTTCTTGGAGACTTCCAGAAGGAGCAGGAAAAGTTTGTTCAAGAGAAAAATTCCAGGAAATCAG AAGCTGCTGTTCCTCCCTGGGTCGGATAcaaccaggaggaggagatccAACGACAGATCCTGGCCCTGTCAGct GACAAGAGGAACTTCCTGCGTGACCCCCCAGCAGGTGTCCAGTTCCAGTTCAGCATTGAGGAGATGTTCCCTCTGGCTGAGGTCATGCTGGGGGAGGACCAGCTGCTGCCCCGCATGCGCTTTGACCTGGTGCCCCGAca tgtgCAGGAGGAGGTGTTCTGGAGGAACTACTTCTACCGGGTGTCTCTGGTCCAACAGGCGTCTCTGACGGCGTTAACATCCCATCAGGAGGGGCAGAGAGACGCGTCACACGACCACCTGCTGGGAGCAG ACGGCGTGAGACCGAAGACCCCCCCAATACCCATCAGCGGTGTGCAGACG GAGGACGGGGGCGTGTCCACCAGTCCTGGGGTGTCCGAGTTCGTAAGCGACGCGTTCCAGTCAGCGTCGATCGACCAGGAGGACCTGAGGGAGGGGCTGCAGCAGCTGGTGCTGAGTCAGGGgagcaggccccgcccccatg ACGGGGCGGCCGCAGACGGGGCGGCCGCAGACGGGGCGACCGCAGACGGGGCGGCGGCTACAGATGGGGAACAGGAACTGCAGCACCACCTGCAGGACGAGGAGGGGGTGACGCCGGTTGGCACCAGAGACCACCAGtgggacctgggggggggggtgctccaGACCGGCGCCAGCTAG
- the phospho2 gene encoding pyridoxal phosphate phosphatase PHOSPHO2 isoform X2, whose translation MKTLMVLDFDHTVVDDNSDTCLPSQTLPDALRGSYRRGHWTEFMCRVLSYIGQRSPSCPPTPNPPQPLYSLLFLCPGEQRVGPEEVRGVMETLPLTPGMRELLTFVAAHKNLVDCIVISDSNAVFIDWILGGAGLRAAVDQVFTNPAMFNQLGYLEVAPHHTHSCSRCPVNLCKRAVLECYLSGRGTADMEYRQVIYVGDGGNDLCPTACLSERDVAMPRKGYALEKLLGGSAPIRARVVPWSSGADVLEQLRASLEA comes from the exons ATGAAGACTCTGATGGTGTTGGACTTCGACCACACGGTGGTGGATGACAACAGCGACAC GTGTTTGCCCAGCCAGACCCTCCCAGATGCCCTGAGGGGCTCCTACAGGAGGGGCCACTGGACAGAGTTCATGTGTCGTGTCCTGAGCTAcataggtcagaggtcaccgtcCTGTCCgcctacccctaaccccccccagCCACTGTACtccctgttgtttttgtgtccaGGTGAGCAGAGGGTGGGTCCAGAGGAGGTGCGGGGCGTGATGGAGACCCTTCCCCTCACACCGGGCATgagggagctgctgaccttcgTGGCGGCACACAAGAACCTCGTGGACTGCATCGTGATCTCTGACTCCAATGCCGTGTTCATCGACTGGATCCTGGGGGGGGCCGGGCTGCGGGCCGCCGTGGACCAGGTGTTCACCAACCCGGCCATGTTCAACCAGCTGGGCTACCTGGAGGTGGCGCCACACCACACCCACAGCTGCAGCCGCTGCCCCGTCAACCTGTGCAAGAGGGCGGTCCTGGAGTGCTACCTGTCGGGGCGGGGCACCGCGGACATGGAGTACCGCCAGGTGATCTACGTGGGCGACGGGGGCAACGACCTCTGCCCCACCGCCTGCCTAAGTGAGCGGGACGTCGCCATGCCCAGGAAGGGCTACGCCCTGGAGAAGCTGCTgggaggctccgcccccatcaGAGCCAGGGTGGTTCCCTGGAGCAGCGGCGCCGACGTCCTGGAGCAGCTGAGGGCCAGTCTGGAGGCCTAG
- the phospho2 gene encoding pyridoxal phosphate phosphatase PHOSPHO2 isoform X1: MKTLMVLDFDHTVVDDNSDTWVIRCLPSQTLPDALRGSYRRGHWTEFMCRVLSYIGQRSPSCPPTPNPPQPLYSLLFLCPGEQRVGPEEVRGVMETLPLTPGMRELLTFVAAHKNLVDCIVISDSNAVFIDWILGGAGLRAAVDQVFTNPAMFNQLGYLEVAPHHTHSCSRCPVNLCKRAVLECYLSGRGTADMEYRQVIYVGDGGNDLCPTACLSERDVAMPRKGYALEKLLGGSAPIRARVVPWSSGADVLEQLRASLEA; encoded by the exons ATGAAGACTCTGATGGTGTTGGACTTCGACCACACGGTGGTGGATGACAACAGCGACACGTGGGTGATCAG GTGTTTGCCCAGCCAGACCCTCCCAGATGCCCTGAGGGGCTCCTACAGGAGGGGCCACTGGACAGAGTTCATGTGTCGTGTCCTGAGCTAcataggtcagaggtcaccgtcCTGTCCgcctacccctaaccccccccagCCACTGTACtccctgttgtttttgtgtccaGGTGAGCAGAGGGTGGGTCCAGAGGAGGTGCGGGGCGTGATGGAGACCCTTCCCCTCACACCGGGCATgagggagctgctgaccttcgTGGCGGCACACAAGAACCTCGTGGACTGCATCGTGATCTCTGACTCCAATGCCGTGTTCATCGACTGGATCCTGGGGGGGGCCGGGCTGCGGGCCGCCGTGGACCAGGTGTTCACCAACCCGGCCATGTTCAACCAGCTGGGCTACCTGGAGGTGGCGCCACACCACACCCACAGCTGCAGCCGCTGCCCCGTCAACCTGTGCAAGAGGGCGGTCCTGGAGTGCTACCTGTCGGGGCGGGGCACCGCGGACATGGAGTACCGCCAGGTGATCTACGTGGGCGACGGGGGCAACGACCTCTGCCCCACCGCCTGCCTAAGTGAGCGGGACGTCGCCATGCCCAGGAAGGGCTACGCCCTGGAGAAGCTGCTgggaggctccgcccccatcaGAGCCAGGGTGGTTCCCTGGAGCAGCGGCGCCGACGTCCTGGAGCAGCTGAGGGCCAGTCTGGAGGCCTAG
- the phospho2 gene encoding pyridoxal phosphate phosphatase PHOSPHO2 isoform X4 produces the protein MKTLMVLDFDHTVVDDNSDTCLPSQTLPDALRGSYRRGHWTEFMCRVLSYIGEQRVGPEEVRGVMETLPLTPGMRELLTFVAAHKNLVDCIVISDSNAVFIDWILGGAGLRAAVDQVFTNPAMFNQLGYLEVAPHHTHSCSRCPVNLCKRAVLECYLSGRGTADMEYRQVIYVGDGGNDLCPTACLSERDVAMPRKGYALEKLLGGSAPIRARVVPWSSGADVLEQLRASLEA, from the exons ATGAAGACTCTGATGGTGTTGGACTTCGACCACACGGTGGTGGATGACAACAGCGACAC GTGTTTGCCCAGCCAGACCCTCCCAGATGCCCTGAGGGGCTCCTACAGGAGGGGCCACTGGACAGAGTTCATGTGTCGTGTCCTGAGCTAcatag GTGAGCAGAGGGTGGGTCCAGAGGAGGTGCGGGGCGTGATGGAGACCCTTCCCCTCACACCGGGCATgagggagctgctgaccttcgTGGCGGCACACAAGAACCTCGTGGACTGCATCGTGATCTCTGACTCCAATGCCGTGTTCATCGACTGGATCCTGGGGGGGGCCGGGCTGCGGGCCGCCGTGGACCAGGTGTTCACCAACCCGGCCATGTTCAACCAGCTGGGCTACCTGGAGGTGGCGCCACACCACACCCACAGCTGCAGCCGCTGCCCCGTCAACCTGTGCAAGAGGGCGGTCCTGGAGTGCTACCTGTCGGGGCGGGGCACCGCGGACATGGAGTACCGCCAGGTGATCTACGTGGGCGACGGGGGCAACGACCTCTGCCCCACCGCCTGCCTAAGTGAGCGGGACGTCGCCATGCCCAGGAAGGGCTACGCCCTGGAGAAGCTGCTgggaggctccgcccccatcaGAGCCAGGGTGGTTCCCTGGAGCAGCGGCGCCGACGTCCTGGAGCAGCTGAGGGCCAGTCTGGAGGCCTAG
- the phospho2 gene encoding pyridoxal phosphate phosphatase PHOSPHO2 isoform X3 yields the protein MKTLMVLDFDHTVVDDNSDTWVIRCLPSQTLPDALRGSYRRGHWTEFMCRVLSYIGEQRVGPEEVRGVMETLPLTPGMRELLTFVAAHKNLVDCIVISDSNAVFIDWILGGAGLRAAVDQVFTNPAMFNQLGYLEVAPHHTHSCSRCPVNLCKRAVLECYLSGRGTADMEYRQVIYVGDGGNDLCPTACLSERDVAMPRKGYALEKLLGGSAPIRARVVPWSSGADVLEQLRASLEA from the exons ATGAAGACTCTGATGGTGTTGGACTTCGACCACACGGTGGTGGATGACAACAGCGACACGTGGGTGATCAG GTGTTTGCCCAGCCAGACCCTCCCAGATGCCCTGAGGGGCTCCTACAGGAGGGGCCACTGGACAGAGTTCATGTGTCGTGTCCTGAGCTAcatag GTGAGCAGAGGGTGGGTCCAGAGGAGGTGCGGGGCGTGATGGAGACCCTTCCCCTCACACCGGGCATgagggagctgctgaccttcgTGGCGGCACACAAGAACCTCGTGGACTGCATCGTGATCTCTGACTCCAATGCCGTGTTCATCGACTGGATCCTGGGGGGGGCCGGGCTGCGGGCCGCCGTGGACCAGGTGTTCACCAACCCGGCCATGTTCAACCAGCTGGGCTACCTGGAGGTGGCGCCACACCACACCCACAGCTGCAGCCGCTGCCCCGTCAACCTGTGCAAGAGGGCGGTCCTGGAGTGCTACCTGTCGGGGCGGGGCACCGCGGACATGGAGTACCGCCAGGTGATCTACGTGGGCGACGGGGGCAACGACCTCTGCCCCACCGCCTGCCTAAGTGAGCGGGACGTCGCCATGCCCAGGAAGGGCTACGCCCTGGAGAAGCTGCTgggaggctccgcccccatcaGAGCCAGGGTGGTTCCCTGGAGCAGCGGCGCCGACGTCCTGGAGCAGCTGAGGGCCAGTCTGGAGGCCTAG
- the phospho2 gene encoding pyridoxal phosphate phosphatase PHOSPHO2 isoform X6 has translation MCRVLSYIGEQRVGPEEVRGVMETLPLTPGMRELLTFVAAHKNLVDCIVISDSNAVFIDWILGGAGLRAAVDQVFTNPAMFNQLGYLEVAPHHTHSCSRCPVNLCKRAVLECYLSGRGTADMEYRQVIYVGDGGNDLCPTACLSERDVAMPRKGYALEKLLGGSAPIRARVVPWSSGADVLEQLRASLEA, from the exons ATGTGTCGTGTCCTGAGCTAcatag GTGAGCAGAGGGTGGGTCCAGAGGAGGTGCGGGGCGTGATGGAGACCCTTCCCCTCACACCGGGCATgagggagctgctgaccttcgTGGCGGCACACAAGAACCTCGTGGACTGCATCGTGATCTCTGACTCCAATGCCGTGTTCATCGACTGGATCCTGGGGGGGGCCGGGCTGCGGGCCGCCGTGGACCAGGTGTTCACCAACCCGGCCATGTTCAACCAGCTGGGCTACCTGGAGGTGGCGCCACACCACACCCACAGCTGCAGCCGCTGCCCCGTCAACCTGTGCAAGAGGGCGGTCCTGGAGTGCTACCTGTCGGGGCGGGGCACCGCGGACATGGAGTACCGCCAGGTGATCTACGTGGGCGACGGGGGCAACGACCTCTGCCCCACCGCCTGCCTAAGTGAGCGGGACGTCGCCATGCCCAGGAAGGGCTACGCCCTGGAGAAGCTGCTgggaggctccgcccccatcaGAGCCAGGGTGGTTCCCTGGAGCAGCGGCGCCGACGTCCTGGAGCAGCTGAGGGCCAGTCTGGAGGCCTAG
- the phospho2 gene encoding pyridoxal phosphate phosphatase PHOSPHO2 isoform X5 — MCRVLSYIGQRSPSCPPTPNPPQPLYSLLFLCPGEQRVGPEEVRGVMETLPLTPGMRELLTFVAAHKNLVDCIVISDSNAVFIDWILGGAGLRAAVDQVFTNPAMFNQLGYLEVAPHHTHSCSRCPVNLCKRAVLECYLSGRGTADMEYRQVIYVGDGGNDLCPTACLSERDVAMPRKGYALEKLLGGSAPIRARVVPWSSGADVLEQLRASLEA; from the coding sequence ATGTGTCGTGTCCTGAGCTAcataggtcagaggtcaccgtcCTGTCCgcctacccctaaccccccccagCCACTGTACtccctgttgtttttgtgtccaGGTGAGCAGAGGGTGGGTCCAGAGGAGGTGCGGGGCGTGATGGAGACCCTTCCCCTCACACCGGGCATgagggagctgctgaccttcgTGGCGGCACACAAGAACCTCGTGGACTGCATCGTGATCTCTGACTCCAATGCCGTGTTCATCGACTGGATCCTGGGGGGGGCCGGGCTGCGGGCCGCCGTGGACCAGGTGTTCACCAACCCGGCCATGTTCAACCAGCTGGGCTACCTGGAGGTGGCGCCACACCACACCCACAGCTGCAGCCGCTGCCCCGTCAACCTGTGCAAGAGGGCGGTCCTGGAGTGCTACCTGTCGGGGCGGGGCACCGCGGACATGGAGTACCGCCAGGTGATCTACGTGGGCGACGGGGGCAACGACCTCTGCCCCACCGCCTGCCTAAGTGAGCGGGACGTCGCCATGCCCAGGAAGGGCTACGCCCTGGAGAAGCTGCTgggaggctccgcccccatcaGAGCCAGGGTGGTTCCCTGGAGCAGCGGCGCCGACGTCCTGGAGCAGCTGAGGGCCAGTCTGGAGGCCTAG
- the mesd gene encoding LRP chaperone MESD — protein sequence MAAGSGGSALLLLSAALLLVPAAAGVDKPAKKKDIRDYNDADMARLLEQWEKDDDIEEGDLPEHRRSPPPIDFSKVDASKPEELLKMSKKGRTLMVFATVSGEPTEKETEEVTALWQGSLFNANYDVQRFVVGSNRVIFMLRDGSVAWEVKDFLTAQERCVDVTVEGQVFPGKAAQEKDPRSGQQNHVSSKKSKKKAGGHKPDMGGNRASPVKQEL from the exons ATGGCGGCTGGCTCCGGTGGCTccgctctgctgctgctctccgCCGCTCTGCTGCTCGTCCCGGCGGCCGCCGGCGTCGACAAGCCCGCGAAGAAGAAGGACATCCGGGACTACAATGACGCCGACATGGCGCGGCTGCTGGAGCAGTGGGAG AAGGATGACGACATTGAGGAAGGCGACCTCCCGGAGCACAGGAGGTCTCCTCCCCCCATCGACTTCTCCAAGGTGGACGCCTCCAAAccggaggagctgctgaagatGTCCAAGAAGGGCAGGACCCTGATGGTGTTTGCCACGGTGTCCGGAGAGCCCACCGAGAAGGAGACGGAAGAGGTGACGGCACTGTGGCAGGGCAGCCTGTTCAACGCCAACTACGATGTTCAGAG GTTTGTGGTAGGGTCCAATCGGGTCATCTTCATGCTGAGGGACGGCAGCGTGGCCTGGGAGGTGAAGGACTTCCTGACGGCCCAGGAGCGCTGCGTGGACGTGACCGTGGAGGGACAGGTGTTCCCTGGGAAGGCCGCCCAGGAGAAGGACCCCCGGTCGGGGCAGCAGAACCACGTCAGCTCCAAGAAGAGCAAGAAGAAGGCCGGGGGCCACAAGCCGGACATGGGGGGGAACAGGGCCAGCCCTGTGAAGCAGGAACTGTGA
- the tlnrd1 gene encoding talin rod domain-containing protein 1: protein MASGGCGEAPGGPPAGSWQQKKRLSSVCDACKAQMQLVADLLLLASEARPVLGGDGAALADTFEQCRDTVIARTKELSILTHDIQSQLNMGRFGEVGGRLQEMADLVVSLTELSAHAAYLAAVETPGSQPCQPGLVDRYKVTRCRHEVEQSCGLLRATPLPDLNPPLLLELSQNISSSLRNLTDISSLASERSRDRFAREQFKLGVRSMSASGTALLACVREVKCQPSELTRGRCVLFGAALVQAVGALVGFATEPQFLGRAASVSAEGKGVQTAVLGGAMSVVSACVLLTQGLRDVAQHPEGSARMAEYRERLRSSACAVSDGCTLLTQALRERSSPRTLPPVNSHAVN from the coding sequence ATGGCCAGCGGAGGCTGCGGTGAGGCGCCGGGCGGCCCCCCTGCCGGCAGCTGGCAGCAGAAGAAGCGTCTGTCGTCCGTCTGCGACGCCTGCAAGGCGCAGATGCAGCTGGTGGccgacctgctgctgctggccagCGAGGCGCGGCCCGTGCTGGGGGGCGACGGCGCCGCGCTGGCCGACACATTCGAGCAGTGCCGCGACACCGTCATCGCCCGCACCAAGGAGCTGTCCATCCTCACCCACGACATCCAGAGCCAGCTCAACATGGGCCGCTTCGGCGAGGTGGGGGGGCGGCTGCAGGAGATGGCCGACTTGGTGGTGTCGCTGACGGAGCTGTCGGCGCACGCTGCCTACCTGGCCGCCGTGGAGACGCCCGGCTCCCAGCCCTGCCAGCCGGGGCTGGTGGACCGCTACAAGGTGACACGCTGCCGGCACGAGGTGGAGCAGAGCTGCGGCCTACTGCGCGCCACGCCGCTGCCAGACCTGAACCCCCCGCTGCTACTGGAGCTGTCCCAGAACATCTCCAGCAGCCTGAGGAACCTGACCGACATCTCGTCGCTGGCTAGTGAGCGCTCCCGGGACCGCTTCGCCCGGGAGCAGTTCAAGCTGGGGGTGCGAAGCATGAGCGCCAGCGGCACCGCCCTGCTGGCGTGCGTGAGGGAGGTGAAGTGCCAGCCCAGCGAGCTGACGCGCGGCCGCTGCGTGCTCTTCGGCGCCGCCCTGGTGCAGGCTGTCGGCGCCCTGGTGGGCTTCGCCACCGAGCCCCAGTTCCTGGGCCGGGCGGCCAGCGTGTCGGCCGAGGGCAAGGGCGTGCAGACGGCGGTGCTGGGGGGGGCTATGAGTGTGGTGTCGGCCTGCGTGCTGCTCACCCAGGGGCTGAGGGACGTGGCGCAACACCCCGAGGGCAGCGCCAGGATGGCCGAATACCGCGAGCGCCTGCGCAGCTCTGCCTGCGCCGTATCAGATGGATGCACGCTGCTGACGCAGGCGCTGCGTGAGCGCTCCTCCCCCAGGACCTTGCCCCCCGTCAACTCCCATGCTGTGAATTAG